AGCTGCTCACCAGGAGGGCGGCCAAGATCCTGGCCCGGCGCAACCTCATCctctgggagctggaggaggcatGAGCGcaatcatggcatgagctgagctGGCCAGGTCTCAGATTAACCACAGCAGGGATGCTTACCAGGAATGCTCTCGCAGACCTTCTCCACTCCCAGCATGGGGCTTAAAAGGTTCAGGAGTCAGGGCtatggggggggggaaccccacaAACACCCAATCAAATTAATATCTTTATAAAATTAATTGCACAGTGCAGCCCAGTGTAATTTATTGGGGCGTCTCCACCCTTCCTTTTCCCAGCCGGATGGGAGGGGAGATCCTGGGAACGCTGGTCgccctgcccgggcagcagcaggtaccttgcccccccacccccccaaataccCCGCAGCCTGGATGCGGCCCCCGGTGACTGGCAGAGGCTGCCAGCGATGTCCCCAGCCGGGGCTGTGTGCGACAAGGCAATGCCAGGGACGCACCGCCAGGTGTCCCCTTCGTACAGCCACACAGGGCCGGGGCTGGCGACGCATCCTTGGAGCCCACCGGTGGGTCCCTCCCGTACCTGGGAGGTGCTGCGACCGTCACCGGGGCGTCTTGTCTGCTGTCTCGGGCACGGGGTGGGAATGATGAACAGGTCCTCTGGGTGGCTACAGGTGGGTGAAGATGGGCAGGAAAAGGGATGCGGTGAAGGTCTCCTCTCCAAGAgggtgcagcaggagctgccaggcGTAGAAAATTTGGGGGGAGACAGGGAGGAAATGTCACCCGCATCTTCTGGGAGTCCCCCAGGAAGAAGCAGTAGCCCAGACAACTGGTCTACTGGAGCTGGGTCTTGGCCAGCGAGGCAGGGGCTTCCTTCCCGGAGCATCAAAGTCCTGCTTCCACCAGGACAGAGCCAGCACCAGTTTATAAGGAGCAATCCCAAAGGAGCTCCCACGACTGCCTGGTGGCACGCAGGACTCGGCGCCAAACTCAGACGACGCCATCCCACCCTGGGGATTCTCTGCTGTCCGATACAGGGCTGTGTGCGGGCAGCAGCCTCTACAAGGGGCACGGCCGGAGGACAGCAGACCCCATCTGTCTGCTGTCACTGGCCTCATCAAAGTCTTGTAAAACAATAGCGAAGTCAATGGGCTGCGGGAGCCAGATTAGCTGTTTCTTTGCCCTGAGCTGCCATAAAGCTCATACATCTGGCTAGGAAAGGGTTTCTCACTGCGGGGTGAGCAGAGTGGCATCCAAcaagccccagccctggaggaaaGGGCTGCAGGTTGGATATCCCTGTGGGGTGAGGGCTCCCCAAAGGTCCCACCAGCTTCCACCTCCAACAGGCAACTTCTGCGCACCCGCGGGTTGGTATAGCCCTGCCTGGGCCTCCCTTCCACACACAGCCACCCGATGGAAACCCCCCTCCATGACAGAGATGTAAGGAAGAACTGGAGTCCCTctggtttgttgggggtttttttatttttagggcaATAAGTAACTTCACTGAATTAAGCGAATCTCCTGAAATGATATATAATATGCTGCTTGCTTGATTGGCTGTTATTAATAATGCATCGCTCAATCTAACCCATTCATAAAACGAGTCCCTGCTAGCCCTGAGCAAAGCGCTTTGGGACtcaggaggggcggggggggaagaaaaggcaagagggAGCAGCATAAATCCTTTCTGTTTATGAAAATGGATTTCTTCCCCCAACAATCATGCAAAACTAATTAGAGCCAAAGGGCCAGTTCCTCTCACATTTGATTACACCCTGCAAGATCACTCAGGTTGGCTGGCCGGGCACAGGGAGGGGATGGATGGCCAAGGCAGGGGAGGATCTGCCCTGAGAAAGCTGCATGGTGTAGgttatatttctatatttctaataaaaacatCAGCCTGTTAACAGCTGACCAGGTTTGCGTCCCACAGAGCATCAAAAGCAAGGACAGGCTTAAATATTTGGAGAAGTGGTTGAGGCAAAACTGAGGGAAACCTTATCTAGATGGAAGGAGAAGCCACACCACCCCCGGACAGCCAggtcctgcaggcaggaggatCCCAGCGTGGTGGTTCATGCACTTACCTGATTTTGGAGGAGTAACTCAGGAGTAGAAggtagagaagccaggagagcccaAACTATGGGCCTGGCCTTCTCCTCCTTAAATAGGCAACGCCCCTGACCAGCATGTTGTAGAGGTCTCCTCCCTTAAAGACCAGTTGGAGATTAATGGTGTAAATCAGCAAACCCTCATTGACCACAGCAGTGATCCAGGTGATTCCTCCAGCTGAGAGTCTGCCCTCGTTTATACCAGTGGGAGATGTGTCCCCAGAGCTGTGATGGTCAACAGCTGTGGACTTGGCCCCCAGCTCAGCTTCTGCTTGTCACTTGTTCAGGAACGTGCTGAAACTTAGGGTGCTTGGGGCTGAGGCAGGTGTGGTGTGAGAAGGAGAGGTTGGCAGCCCCAGATCCTGCTCCTTCATACATCTACCCATCCAtacacccatccatccatccatccacccacccatccatccacccacccacccatccatccatccgtccatccacccacccatccacccatccatccatccacccatccatccatccatccatccatccatccatccatccacccacccacccatccacccacccatccatccatccagccatccatccatccacccatccatccatctatccacccacccatccatccacccacccacccatccacccacccatctatccatccagccatccatccacccacccacccatccatccgtccgtccatccgtccatccatccatccacccacccacccatccatccacccacccatccacccatccatccacccatccatccatccatccatccatccatccatccacccacccacccatccacccacccatccatccatccagccatccatccatccacccatccatccatctatccacccacccatccatccacccacccacccatccacccacccatctatccatccagccatccatccacccacccacccatccatccgtccgtccatccgtccatccatccatccatccatccatccatccatccatccgtccatccacccacccatccatccacccatccatccatccatccatccatccatccatccacccacccacccatccacccacccatccatccatccatccatccatccatccatccatccacccacccacccatccacccacccacccatccatccatccagccatccatccatccacccatccatccatctatccacccacccacccatccacccacccatctatccatccagccatccatccacccacccacccatccatccgtccgtccatccgtccatccgtccatccatccatccatccagccatccatccacccatccatccatctatccacccACCCATCTATCCactcatctatccatctatccaCCTGTCTATCcacccatctatccatccatccacatCTCCATCCTCCATCGTCCTCTCTTGGAGCTCTCATCTGAGGGGGTTGAAAAGCCACCACAGAGCATTGTTGTTATTCCCTGCTCGCAGCccatgggaaactgaggcacaagtgGTGACACAAACCCCAAACATTGTGTCCACTGGGGAGGTGGGAATGGGGAGGTGGGTGGATGATGTAACCCACACCACGCAGCTTCATGCTACGATGACCTCCAGTGTGTGTAGGTTAGGGTATGGCcctcaggaggaggagggatgcgtTATCCATCCCGTCACACGTGCCTCATCCCCTGACGTATTTCTGGTACAACACGCTGCCTCCAAACCTCCTGAAATGCTGCCACCGTATCTAGGACGCTTGGGTTTCTTCCTCTTGCATGATGAATGAAGGCATCTTGGGAAGAGCTCAGTGTAGTGCAGTGGATAGCAGCCAAGCCAAGAAAGCATCTCCTCTGTGTTGGCCGCGTCCTTGTGGCGTTTTAACCTACTTTCGTGGTCCTTAAAGCAACTTTGCAGTCTTGCAGCCCTGTGTCTCCCACCAGAGGTCTGCAGCCCAAGTCCCAGCCATGGGTCGATACCATCAAGAGCTGACCCATggtcccgcagccccacggtggCGTGGAGAGTTTGGGGCACGCAATAATATGACAGTGAAGGGTGAGGAGCAGTGTGGGTACGCATCTGACCTGCTTGGAGGTGCTGAGCCCCCAAGTGCTGCCCCGCTGACTGCGGGACTCCTTGCCGTGGGGCTTGGGAGAGGCTGACAGCCCGCGGGCGTTCAGAAAGCGAGCAGAATGGGGcgtgttggggtgggggggaaaaatgccTATAAACCACAACTCCAAATGTCTGATGCCATAATTCCCCGAGCTGCAAATCAGTAGTGCTTGGGAGGGTGTCACGGTAAGGGTGAGGGCATGTTTGGGCGACCAGCCAGCCGCGGGGATGGGAAGGGAGTGAGTCATGGCTCAGCCCTGAAGATGCTGAGAGCATCGCGGCAGCTCAACCTCCGCTCCAGCAGGGAGGGAGACGTGGAAGCGCTGCCCTGCAGATATCTGGCCTGGATTTGAAGCGATGCCTCCCTCCTGCTTGACCCATCCGCAGTCCCCCCAAGGCGAGGTGGCCTTGTCCATCTGCTCGGGACAGTCCCCTGGACCATGCCCAGGGCTTTTCTGAGGGATGTCAGTTGGGCTGAGCCAAAACTGTGCTGGGGAGGCGGTGACAGCTACAGTGTAGGTGGCCACAGTGCGACACTCGTACAACGTTGGTTCACCTGCATGGAAACAAGGCATTTTTGGTGGTCACACATCACCCAAGCATCCACCCCATGGGTGTCAGCCACCTGCCAGCCCTCAGACCGTAGGGctgaagggaaactgaggcacgtcTGAGGCTGCCCACTTCGGCTGAGGTGGTCCAGGGGCACCAGGCATCaggcttgggcgggggggggttagGACAAAGTTCCTCAGAGGGCAGAGGTTTCTGGAGCCGGCATCGAGGATCAGACTTGGCATTTTGCTGGTAAGtgccttcccctctctgcccctccagccatcgccccccacctcctctcctcgtCCTTGGGAGAACATGCCCATCCCCGTTGCCTTGGGGCGGGGATGCGGagccgtcccccccccccgcctgcacCGAGGAAGGCCTTGGGGCTTTTACTCTGCCTGAGAGCAAGCAGGGGGGCGGCGATTCCCCCCCAAGAACGCCGGGGCTTCCCAATCCCGGAGCCCCCCGGGACATGCCCAGCccccgcgggggggggaggtAGCCGCAGGGCCGGACCGCAGCTCGAGGCGGGGCTGCTGACTGTCGCGACAGAGCCGCGTCGGGGAAACCGGGACACCGGGCTGACCCATGCGGAGCCCGGCCAGCGCGCCCCACCCCCCCGGCAGAGCTCCCGCTGGGGCGGAGATGGaaggatgcgggggggggggcgtggtgGCGGGAGGCAGGAATCGATCCCGCTCACAAAATCAATGTTTTCTCGGGTTTTTCATGGTGGGGGGAGAGGCGAGAggcagggccggggagggggggcagggaagaACAGACCCCCACGTCCAGGCGAAAATGcggaggggagagggggctcGCCGTTACCGTGCCTTTCCAAGGGGTTGAAACGTTCAGGAGGAAGACGAGGGAGAACGGTGCTGTCCCGGGAACCCTCGTTCCTCCCTCCACAACCCTTCCgtctgtccgtccccccccgcctccgcatctccttccccctcccctcgaACGCTTAAAAGCTCTTTGCATTCAATGAAGGAGGGAACCAGCCGCGACGGGacgggctggggcggcggcacacGCCGCACATCGCCCCGCAGAAATACCGCATCGCCCGGGCAaggcgggggggcagcagcaccggggccggggttgggggggaggcGATCGGGAGGGCTGGGCTCGGTCCCGAGCCCCGTTTCCCCGTCCACAAGCCCTTCCCAAAGGGCTGCGACCCCGACATGTCCCGGGAGGACGGGGACAGCCGTGTCCCGCATTCGCCCCGACGGCATCCCTGTCCCTCCCGGGGCGGGgaggacggggacggggacagggagaggcGACCCGGAGGGAAAGCGGGGagcagtgtgtgtggggggtggaTTATGGCTGCTGCCAAGTGCGTGTGAGTTGTACTCGCTGCTCTGAGGGGAAGACGTTTATTAtgggtattatttttattttttgggggtggggtgccGCTCCCGCCCTGGGTAACAACCGGCTCCGTGCCTCGCCGGAGGCTGGCGAGTGGCGgcggtgggtgggtggtgggatgggaaaggggtggcgaggagggagggggcagccgtGCGGAGGGGGAGGCTGGCAGAAATGCTaattcctccctttcctcctcgcCTCGGCAGCCCAGTGCCCGTACGGCCCCGCTCCGGCTCGCAGCTCGGCCCGAAGAGGTGCGGGGGTACGGGTGGGGTCCCCCCCGTTCCTCACCGCGCCCCTCACCCTCGTGTCCGGGTTGGCGGAGGCTCCTCCGTGCCACAGGGACGGGGATCGGGAGGAGGATGCGGAGGACCAGTAACGGCGAGAAGAAGGGCTGCGTGTTGCTTAACGCCACTTAGGAGCGGGTAAGGTGCGGGGTCACCCCCGGTGTGGTGAggcggggacggggggacggggGCGAATGGGGAGtcaagggaaagaggaaaatagggaaagagaaaactaggGAGAGacggagaagggatggagaaaagtagggagaggaagagagaaaaggatgaaaggagaaagaaaaagaaaagaggaagaaataatagaaaaaggagaaattaaaacagagaagaaagaaaacgagatttagtttggctttttttgggggggaggggtggtGAAGGAAAAGCGCGAACAAGACAAGAAAAGAGAGTGTGAagggtgggaagagcagaggggaaagggaggaaaacgggggagaggaggggaagggggacgaggggaggagaaggagcgaggggcgaggggcggcagccggggggagccgggcacaGACAATggggcgcggccccgccgccgcctgtcGCCGGGCGGGgaccggggccgggagcggggcggggagagggggcggGAGCCCTgagagccccctgtgtcccttggcAGGGGGAGATGGCCCCGCTGCTGTCCCTGTGGCTGGTGGCCCTGCTCGGCCTGGCCCGGGCGTGCCCCGAGCCCTGCGCCTGTGTGGACAAGTACGCCCACCAATTCGCCGACTGCGCCTACAAGGATCTTCAAGTGGTGCCCACCGGGCTACCCTCCAACGTGACCACCCTCAGCCTCTCGGCCAACAAGATCACCTCGCTGCAGCGGCGTTCCTTCGTGGAGGTGACCCAGGTCACCTCCCTCTGGTTGGCACACAACGAGATCCGCTCCATTGAGCCCGGCACCTTCGCCATCCTGGTGCAGCTGAAAAACCTCGACATCAGCCACAACCAGATCGTGGACTTCCCCTGGCAGGACCTGTACAACCTCAGCGCTCTCCAGCTGCTCAAGATGAACAATAACCACATGGCTCTGGTGCCTCAGGGGGCATTCCACACCCTGAAGGACCTCCGGTCCCTACGCATCAACAACAACAAGTTCACCAGCCTTGCAGAGGGGATCTTCGACTCGCTTAGTTCCCTCTCCCACCTGCAGATCTACAACAACCCCTTCGAgtgctcctgcaagctccagtGGTTGAAGAAGTGGATGGACAGCACGCTTATCTCCATCCCTGAGAAGGACTCCATCACTTGTGCCCTCCCGGAGCAGCTCCGAGGAGTGCCAGTGGGGAAGATCCCGGACGTGCAGTGCACCTCGCCTACTGTGCAGCTCACCTATTACCCCAACCTGGACACCACGGAGCTCTTTGATGGCTTCACCCTGACGCTGCACTGTGCTGTGACAGGCACCCCACCACCTGAAGTGAGCTGGAAGATCCGCACCTCCAGCCAAACCCTGGAGCTCAATGGGAACCCAAAGGAGAGCGCTGGGAAGGACCTCCCCAAACAGGACCCCCAGCGCTTCTTGGTCTTCAAGAATGGCACGTTGCTGATTCCGCACCTGAGCAAGCGGGAAGAGGGCACCTACACCTGCCTGGCCACCAATGAAATGGGGAGCAACCAGACCTCAGTCAACGTGGCTGTGGCAGGCACCCAGAAATACCCACTGCAGCCCGGGAGAGACCCGCTGGGGGGTAAAGCGCAGCCAGGTGAGAAGAAGCCTGGGGCCAAGGGAGCAAAGAACAGTGTGCTCATGCCAGATGAGAGGAACAAACCCTTCGGTCCCACCCGGCAGAGTCAACCATCCTTGGCGTCTGGGACAGAGTCCATGGGAGATGGGCAAGTCCCTTTCCAGCTTCCACCCTTTGAGAAGTGTGGCTCCACACAAACCAGCAAGTACATTTCCAACCACGCCTTCAACCAAAGTGGTGACTTCAAGCAGCACACGTTTGACCTGGGGGTGATTGCTTTAGATGTGTCAGAGCGTGATGCCCGGGTACAGCTCACACCCACCTACATGCAGCCTGAGAAGGTCCATCTCAGGATGCTCTACCTGTGCCAGGAGAGCAGCCAGGGCCATGCCTTGGTCCAGTGGTCCAAGATCGAGGAAGGGGTGAACTCGTACTGGTTCCAGGGCTTGAATCCTGGCACCAACTACTCTGTGTGTCTCACCTACCTGGGGGAGGACTGCCAGGTCCAAGTGGTCTTCACCACCAAAAAAGAGATCCCCTCACTCATCATCATCGTGGTCGTGAGCATCTTCTTGCTGGTGCTGGCCACCTTACCCCTGATGGGGGCCACATGGTGCCACCTCCTCTCCAAGTACCAAGGGAAGACCTACAAGCTCATCATGAAGGCCCAGAACCCAGACCAGATGGAGAAGCACATGGCCGCTGACTTTGACCCCCGCGCGTCCTACCTGGAGTCTGAGAAGAACTACAATCCTAGTGAGGTGGGGGAAGTGGAAGTGGAGGAAGAAGatgacgaggaggaggaggatgatgaaggaggcaggcggaggaggaggagagaagccgAAGGGGCTCCAGAGATGGAACGAGAAGAGAGCGTGGCAGCCAGCTCCATGGCAGAGTCACAGTCCAAAGCCAATGGTGAGGAGTTTGAGGTCCACTCCGAGTACAGTGACAAGCTGCCACTGGGCGCCGAGGCCGTCACCATCTCCCAGGAGATCAACGGCAACTACCGGCAGCGTCCCCGCtgagcccccccacaccccaccccggtccccacctccccccggcccccctccccgcctcccggGGCACCGCCGCTGCTTTTCCTCCGAGGAAAGACCGCAGCACCCTCAGCGACGCCCGCCGGACcttcgtcctcctcgtcctcctcgtcctcctcttcctcctccctcaggCGGCAGGTCCCCGGGGAAGGTACTTCGTCCGCGGGGATGCTCGATGCGGGCGGGACGTTTCTCCCACGATTTCGTTTCCATTTTGGGTTACCGGCGGTCCTCGCTCCCGTCTCGGCGACAACACTGCAACGATTCCTGGTGCCCTGCCCGCCTCTGCCCTCCGCTCTCCCCGTATTTTATTTcccctaaaaggaaaaaaacgaaaaaaagataaaaaattgggtaatttatttttttttttactccgatatcccaaaaccattttttttttttcctggaaacggTTCAGCCCCCGGCGGGTCCCTGACGCTCCTCGGTCCGGTCTCGCCGCTCCCCCGGTCCCCGGTGAGTCCTCTCTCCGCTCCCCGGTCTCCGGTTCTGCCGCTCCCCGGtgcggccccgccgagccccgctgAGAACCCCGCCGCAGCCCGGTGAGGTCCCCACCGTTCCTCGGCGTTATCCTCCGCCTCCCGGCTCCCCGGTGGGTCTCCGCCACTCCCCGATGGGTGCCCATCGCTCTTCCGCGCATCGTAATTTTCCCCGGTGGCTACgggggctccccgctccccggcggTGCTCTCCGTTCACCGGTGGGTGCGGCGGCTCCCCGATGCCACCCTCCCCCCGCTGCCCGGTGGGTGCCGGGGGTCCCCCGGTGCGTTCCCCGCCGCTCCGTTCAGCACCCGGCGGGGCTGGACAGCTCCGCGCCCCCCGCCTGCTCCCCGGGATGGCGGGGGCGGCCCGatcccatcccccccccacccccagctcctggTCCCGGCCCgacccccccggcccggcggggccccTCGATGTGTGTTGGGTAGAGTAGCCTTGTAGCCAAGTGTCTGTGCCGTAGACGCGCCCGTGCTGCTGGCGGacgggcggtggggggggggaaccgggagGCGAGAGGtcgccaccgccgcctccccctccccgctccggtCCCCGCGAGCCCCGAGATCGGTGAGAGCCGCGGGCGCCTTTCTGCGAGCTTCTGTCTGTGAAAGAGTCAATAAAAGGGATTGAAAGTTGGAACCGGGTCCGTGCTtggtgggggtgagggggaggttGCACCCGGTCCCCACGTTCCGCTCCCCCCTGGCTCTGCCCGGTCCAGCCCCCGGTCCAGCCCCTGGTACAGCCCGGCACGGCCGAGGGGACCCTGAGGAGGTGGGAGACGGCGCGGAGACACATCGCCCCAGCTACAGGCAAAGCATGCATGCACAcactataaatacatatatatttatttctaccCTTACGCCACACGCACATACCATATAGatgttatatttctgtatttatgtatatGAATATTATATATAATTCACACTCATactatatatatagatagaaaCACACTATATATACACATCTATGCTGTATATGAtttttcatatatgtatatagtCACCACGTATACGCACAAATAATTGTCATGTGCACACACACTTCGTAGGTACTCAGTCTATCGACACAATATAAATATACGTAAATGCAGCATATGTCTGGAAATGTAACAAAACAAATATACGCTCCGTAGAGACACTCTTCTGTGAACTCACCATATAGAAAACCACGAACAACCTATTCCCCCGGCGCATGCGCGCACACACTCGCTGCACACGTACCAATACCCATACACTGTAGATACACGTATGCAGCAAGAATACATACAATATATCCATACAATTTTTATATTTCTATATAGATCTTTCTATATATCTAGGCGTACACATTATGTATGCTCCATGTAAGTCCCAATACATGCTGACGGCCCACGCTACCCACGTGTACACATGTCCTTTTTCCGTGCGCACATACAAATACACACCCTGTATGCACGTACGTACACGACGACATTCCCTGCACTGTGCCACCCTGCGGAGCCGTGCTGGGGACAGGACGGGGCTGCCTGGGCATGGGGTTAGCGTCACCCCGCTCCCCAAGTGCTCCCAATCCCAAGGTCGGGGGTGCTAAGAAGGTGCTCGGTGGATTtatgccccctcccctgcccagccgggAGCACTCCCCGCTCGTCCCACCGATGATTTAAGCCCACAATTACAGGGTGAAGATTTAAGGCTGTCTTTGATTGCTTTTCTTATCTGGAGCCACGAAGCCACATGCCCTCCTAGTGTCCCTGCTTGCGAGGCGGCGTCCCGCCGTCGTCTGGGTGAGGGTCACCCACTCACCAGCACCCACGGGCAGTCCCTGAGGCCCCACTGAAGCCCCTCACCTCCCCAAACACAGCCTCTGCATCTCAGCagagccccccctccccgagcaaaCACTCATTTCTCCATCCTCCAGAAGACGgctttgtattttaaatcctGCCTTTGcatctttctcctgctgcagggaaTGTGAGGGAGACAAACAAAGCAGGTCAACAAGCAAAGAAGCAGCGGGCCTGGGGGTGCCCACCCAAATCCCCCAAATCCTGGGAATTTGAGGCTGTTCCACAGCAGCCCAGGTGTTTGCTCCAGCATTTAAAACCCCATGCTAAGCAAAGACTCCCCCTTGTAGACAAATCCCCTTCTGCGGATACACTTATAATTGAGTTTCACACTTAGAAACACGTAAGGCATAGAAAAAGAACAAtcatttctgcctttgtttaATTAGAGAGTAATAGATTTCCCCGCCTAACGTATCTACAGGGAATCTTGCTGTGATGAGCTACCTACTGACGCTGGATTACTCAGAGATTTGCTCCTTTTCAGGAGGGCACTAATTAGCACCCTGTGCCTAAAGGCAGGAGAAGGGGTCAGGGATGGAGCTCTGCATCCTCCCACCCCCCGCCATGCCCAGGAGGGACTGGAAAGGGTTTCTCCTGGAAAGGGTTAAAGCATCCTGGCAGGATGGCTCATTAACCCTTCTGCGGAGCCTGTCACCAGCAGTTGAGTGGGATGTGCCCACGCATGATGGTGACATGCTCGCACCCACGCAGCCTAGGCTGTCA
The sequence above is drawn from the Rissa tridactyla isolate bRisTri1 chromosome 9, bRisTri1.patW.cur.20221130, whole genome shotgun sequence genome and encodes:
- the ISLR2 gene encoding immunoglobulin superfamily containing leucine-rich repeat protein 2; the protein is MAPLLSLWLVALLGLARACPEPCACVDKYAHQFADCAYKDLQVVPTGLPSNVTTLSLSANKITSLQRRSFVEVTQVTSLWLAHNEIRSIEPGTFAILVQLKNLDISHNQIVDFPWQDLYNLSALQLLKMNNNHMALVPQGAFHTLKDLRSLRINNNKFTSLAEGIFDSLSSLSHLQIYNNPFECSCKLQWLKKWMDSTLISIPEKDSITCALPEQLRGVPVGKIPDVQCTSPTVQLTYYPNLDTTELFDGFTLTLHCAVTGTPPPEVSWKIRTSSQTLELNGNPKESAGKDLPKQDPQRFLVFKNGTLLIPHLSKREEGTYTCLATNEMGSNQTSVNVAVAGTQKYPLQPGRDPLGGKAQPGEKKPGAKGAKNSVLMPDERNKPFGPTRQSQPSLASGTESMGDGQVPFQLPPFEKCGSTQTSKYISNHAFNQSGDFKQHTFDLGVIALDVSERDARVQLTPTYMQPEKVHLRMLYLCQESSQGHALVQWSKIEEGVNSYWFQGLNPGTNYSVCLTYLGEDCQVQVVFTTKKEIPSLIIIVVVSIFLLVLATLPLMGATWCHLLSKYQGKTYKLIMKAQNPDQMEKHMAADFDPRASYLESEKNYNPSEVGEVEVEEEDDEEEEDDEGGRRRRRREAEGAPEMEREESVAASSMAESQSKANGEEFEVHSEYSDKLPLGAEAVTISQEINGNYRQRPR